Proteins encoded by one window of Mesorhizobium sp. INR15:
- a CDS encoding DNA polymerase III subunit gamma/tau, with translation MSEAGNSGPKSLENGKAAAYRVLARKYRPANFSELVGQEPMVRTLTNAFATGRIAQAWMLTGVRGVGKTTTARILARALNYKTAEIDQPSVDLAVLGEHCQAIMEGRHVDVIEMDAASHTGIDDIRDIIERVRYAPVSARYKVYIIDEVHMLSTQAFNGLLKTLEEPPPHVKFIFATTEIRKVPITVLSRCQRFDLRRIDAGALVAHLSSISAKEGISVDDDALAMIARAAEGSARDSLSILDQAIAHGGGAVSASAVRAMLGLADRARIVDLFEHVMKGDVAAALAEFRSQYDTGADPAAVLTDLAEFNHLVTRLRFVPTAIEDASLAEDERQRGADFAKILSVRVLSRTWQMLLKGIPEVQSSNRPVSAAEMVLIRLAHAADLPTLDEALKSLESGASVPGAAPRPNGAPAGSGNGGGASAVAQTRMPVASGGAQTMRLVEATPAPVAFVAPPEPAVEVQSAPLKSLADIIALADAQRDIAFKVQVKSYIRLVRIEPGRIDVGLTSDAPKMLLNDLTTKLRAWTGRSWLVSLSKEEGGQTMVEMESTKRENAFLDAKSDPTVAAILARFPGAKIIDVRIPDAPEAEAAEAEAPVEPPADDDET, from the coding sequence ATGAGCGAAGCCGGAAATTCGGGGCCAAAAAGCCTGGAGAATGGAAAGGCCGCTGCCTATCGCGTTCTGGCGCGCAAATACCGTCCGGCGAATTTCTCCGAGCTGGTCGGCCAGGAGCCGATGGTGCGCACGCTCACCAACGCTTTCGCCACCGGCCGCATTGCCCAAGCCTGGATGCTGACTGGCGTGCGCGGGGTCGGCAAGACCACGACGGCACGTATCCTGGCACGCGCGCTCAACTACAAGACCGCTGAAATCGACCAGCCGTCGGTCGACCTTGCCGTGCTTGGCGAACATTGCCAGGCGATCATGGAAGGCCGCCATGTCGACGTCATCGAGATGGACGCTGCCTCTCATACCGGCATCGACGACATCAGGGACATCATCGAGCGTGTGCGCTACGCGCCGGTTTCGGCCCGCTACAAAGTCTACATCATCGACGAAGTGCACATGCTTTCCACCCAGGCCTTCAACGGCCTGCTGAAGACGCTGGAAGAGCCGCCGCCGCACGTCAAATTCATCTTTGCCACCACCGAAATCCGCAAGGTGCCGATCACTGTGCTGTCGCGCTGCCAGCGCTTCGATCTCAGGCGCATCGATGCCGGCGCGCTGGTCGCGCATCTGTCCTCGATTTCGGCCAAGGAAGGCATTTCCGTCGACGACGACGCGCTGGCGATGATCGCCCGCGCCGCCGAGGGCTCGGCCCGCGATTCCCTGTCCATCCTCGATCAGGCGATCGCCCATGGCGGCGGCGCGGTCAGCGCTTCCGCGGTGCGGGCAATGCTTGGCCTCGCCGACCGCGCCCGCATCGTCGACCTGTTCGAGCATGTCATGAAGGGCGACGTGGCGGCGGCATTGGCGGAATTCCGGTCACAATACGACACCGGTGCTGATCCGGCCGCCGTGCTGACCGATCTTGCCGAGTTCAATCATCTCGTCACCCGCCTGCGTTTCGTGCCAACGGCTATCGAGGATGCATCGCTGGCCGAGGACGAGCGGCAGCGTGGTGCGGATTTCGCCAAAATACTGTCGGTGCGGGTGCTGTCGCGCACATGGCAGATGCTGCTCAAGGGTATCCCCGAGGTGCAGTCGTCCAATCGGCCGGTCAGCGCCGCCGAAATGGTGCTGATCCGGCTGGCGCATGCCGCCGACCTGCCGACTCTGGATGAAGCGCTGAAATCGCTGGAAAGCGGTGCGTCAGTGCCAGGTGCCGCACCGCGCCCGAATGGCGCGCCGGCGGGTTCCGGCAATGGCGGCGGCGCCAGCGCCGTGGCGCAGACGCGCATGCCGGTGGCATCGGGAGGCGCGCAGACCATGCGGCTGGTTGAGGCAACGCCGGCGCCTGTCGCCTTTGTGGCTCCACCGGAACCGGCGGTGGAAGTGCAGTCGGCGCCACTGAAATCGCTGGCTGATATCATTGCCCTTGCCGACGCCCAGCGCGACATCGCCTTCAAGGTGCAGGTCAAGAGCTACATCCGTCTGGTGCGTATCGAGCCCGGCCGCATCGACGTCGGCCTGACCAGCGACGCACCCAAGATGCTGCTCAACGACCTGACGACCAAGCTGCGCGCCTGGACCGGACGCAGCTGGCTGGTCTCATTGTCGAAGGAAGAGGGCGGCCAGACAATGGTCGAGATGGAATCGACGAAGCGCGAGAATGCCTTCCTCGACGCCAAGAGCGACCCGACGGTTGCCGCCATTCTGGCACGCTTCCCCGGCGCCAAGATCATTGACGTGCGCATCCCCGACGCGCCGGAAGCCGAAGCGGCCGAAGCCGAAGCCCCGGTCGAGCCGCCGGCGGACGACGACGAGACCTGA
- the nudC gene encoding NAD(+) diphosphatase, translating into MSFRLFDAPLREPSQFVGFSGNTIDRQSENRADDSVEMALADPSTRLLLMHGGRLYLKLGDGGLNPWFSTSEGKPLDISLERGILLGFSDSGPVLAVPAGVEPEQLPETIKAIDYRSVYMQGLIDEAAAGAMAQGAALLAWHASHRFCSKCGTESQMRAGGYKRHCRNCGTEHFPRTDPVAIMLTATRDKCLLGRGRHFAPGMYSALAGFIEPGETIEAAVRRETLEEAGIRLGRVVYHASQPWPFPYSLMIGCFGEPLNDDIQADLNELEDCRWFSRDEVRSMLAKEHPGNLFTPPKGAIAYHLIRAWVDSE; encoded by the coding sequence ATGAGCTTTCGCCTGTTTGACGCGCCCTTGCGCGAGCCGAGCCAGTTCGTCGGGTTTTCCGGCAACACCATTGACCGGCAATCCGAGAACCGCGCCGACGATTCGGTCGAAATGGCGCTCGCCGATCCTTCGACGCGGCTGCTGTTGATGCATGGCGGCCGGCTTTACCTGAAGCTCGGTGATGGCGGCCTCAATCCCTGGTTCAGCACCTCCGAAGGCAAGCCTCTCGATATTTCCCTCGAGCGCGGCATCTTGCTCGGTTTCTCCGACAGCGGGCCGGTTCTGGCTGTGCCTGCTGGCGTCGAGCCCGAACAATTGCCTGAAACGATCAAGGCCATCGACTATCGCTCGGTCTATATGCAGGGACTGATCGACGAGGCCGCCGCCGGCGCCATGGCGCAAGGGGCGGCGCTGCTCGCCTGGCATGCAAGCCATCGCTTCTGCAGCAAATGCGGGACGGAGTCCCAGATGCGGGCCGGCGGCTACAAGCGGCATTGCCGGAATTGCGGCACCGAGCATTTTCCACGCACCGATCCGGTGGCAATCATGCTGACGGCGACCCGGGACAAGTGCCTGCTGGGACGTGGCCGGCATTTCGCGCCGGGCATGTATTCGGCGCTCGCCGGTTTTATCGAACCTGGCGAGACGATCGAAGCGGCGGTGCGCCGCGAGACGCTGGAGGAGGCCGGCATCCGGCTCGGCCGCGTCGTCTACCACGCCAGCCAGCCGTGGCCATTTCCCTATTCGCTGATGATCGGCTGTTTCGGCGAACCGCTGAACGACGACATCCAGGCCGACCTCAACGAGTTGGAGGACTGCCGCTGGTTTTCCCGCGACGAGGTGCGTTCCATGCTGGCCAAGGAACATCCCGGCAATCTGTTCACGCCGCCAAAGGGCGCGATCGCCTATCATCTCATCCGCGCCTGGGTCGACAGCGAATAG
- a CDS encoding HIT domain-containing protein, with the protein MLPGLKAGFTLDARLEADSEQLMWLGLCELRVMNDRRWPWLVLVPQRPGAEEIHDMTPLDQTMLTFETNMVAEALKKATGCTKINTGALGNIVRQLHVHIIARSEGDPGWPGPVWGHGLREPYQRSDIRRFAETIKAAL; encoded by the coding sequence ATGCTGCCGGGCCTGAAGGCCGGATTTACGCTGGATGCCCGGCTGGAAGCGGACAGCGAGCAGCTGATGTGGCTTGGCCTATGCGAACTGCGCGTAATGAACGACCGCCGCTGGCCTTGGCTGGTTCTGGTCCCGCAACGGCCTGGCGCCGAAGAAATCCACGACATGACGCCACTCGACCAGACGATGCTGACTTTCGAGACCAACATGGTGGCGGAAGCGCTGAAGAAGGCGACCGGCTGCACCAAGATCAACACCGGCGCACTCGGCAACATCGTGCGTCAGCTGCATGTCCATATCATCGCCCGTTCGGAGGGCGACCCCGGCTGGCCAGGCCCGGTGTGGGGGCACGGCCTGCGCGAGCCCTACCAGCGCTCCGACATCAGACGGTTTGCCGAAACGATCAAGGCGGCGCTATAA
- the recR gene encoding recombination mediator RecR has product MSKRIAGPEIERLIQLLAKVPGLGPRSARRAALHLIKKKEQLLSPLAAAMGEAADKVRICSTCGNVDTSDPCMICTDPRRDAATLIIVEDVSDLWALERAAAMNVRYHVLGGTLSPLDGVGPEQLNIRSLIDRVAGGEVKEIILAVNATVEGQTTAHYLTDQLSSFDIKVTRLAHGVPVGGELDYLDEGTLAAALRARTAF; this is encoded by the coding sequence ATGTCCAAGCGAATCGCCGGTCCCGAGATCGAACGTCTGATCCAGCTTCTGGCCAAGGTGCCGGGGCTCGGCCCGCGTTCGGCCAGGCGCGCCGCCCTGCACCTGATCAAGAAGAAGGAGCAGTTGCTGTCGCCGCTGGCCGCCGCCATGGGCGAAGCGGCCGACAAGGTGCGCATCTGCTCGACCTGCGGCAATGTCGATACGTCGGATCCCTGCATGATCTGCACTGACCCGCGCCGCGATGCCGCGACGCTGATCATTGTCGAGGACGTTTCAGACCTGTGGGCGCTGGAGCGGGCCGCCGCCATGAATGTGCGCTACCACGTGCTCGGCGGCACATTGTCGCCGCTCGATGGCGTGGGTCCCGAACAGCTCAACATCCGCTCGCTGATCGACCGCGTCGCCGGTGGCGAGGTCAAGGAGATCATCCTCGCTGTCAACGCAACAGTCGAGGGGCAGACGACTGCCCACTACTTGACCGACCAGCTCTCCAGCTTCGACATCAAGGTGACACGGCTGGCGCATGGCGTGCCGGTCGGCGGTGAACTCGACTATCTCGACGAGGGCACGCTGGCCGCGGCTTTGCGCGCGCGGACGGCGTTTTGA
- a CDS encoding lytic murein transglycosylase, producing the protein MIPAFVKSALVFLCLACASLLLAAPASAAKVDDQFRTWLQNDLWPEAKAKGISRKTFDAAFDGVKPNLKLPDLVKPGEKATTPQKQHQAEFGSPAAYFAEKTIGAVTAGGRTREASNASTLAAIEKRYGVPGEVLLAIWGRETGFGAAKMPYDAFEVLGTKAFMSTKKDFFRTELLAALEIVERGLAPVGAMKSSWAGALGQPQFMPTSFLKHAVDFDGDGRADIWNSTPDVLASIANYLVHYGWVKGRGWGFEVTVPDAVSCSLEGPDQGKTISQWAAMSIKRVGGKTFPASELSAEGFLLMPAGRSGPAFIATPNFYVLKEYNTSDLYALFIGHGADRIAHGDSNFTGSWGAVGGLYRSDIAALQRALEAKGYDVGSADGLPGFKTRRSIGKWQAKNGRAATCFPDAGLVSALK; encoded by the coding sequence ATGATTCCTGCTTTTGTGAAATCGGCTCTGGTCTTTCTCTGCCTCGCTTGCGCGTCGTTGCTGCTTGCAGCGCCCGCCTCAGCCGCCAAGGTCGATGATCAATTCCGGACCTGGCTGCAAAACGATCTCTGGCCAGAGGCCAAGGCGAAAGGCATTTCCAGGAAAACGTTCGATGCCGCTTTCGATGGCGTGAAGCCAAATCTCAAATTGCCTGATCTGGTGAAGCCGGGCGAGAAGGCGACGACGCCACAGAAACAGCATCAGGCCGAATTCGGTTCGCCCGCCGCCTATTTCGCTGAAAAGACCATTGGTGCCGTCACCGCCGGCGGCCGCACCCGCGAGGCCAGCAACGCCAGTACGCTTGCCGCGATCGAAAAGCGCTATGGCGTGCCGGGTGAGGTGCTGCTGGCGATCTGGGGCCGCGAAACCGGCTTCGGTGCGGCGAAAATGCCATATGACGCCTTCGAAGTGCTGGGCACCAAGGCCTTCATGTCGACCAAGAAGGATTTCTTTCGCACCGAACTTCTGGCTGCACTGGAGATCGTCGAACGCGGCCTGGCGCCTGTCGGCGCCATGAAGTCCTCCTGGGCCGGCGCGCTCGGCCAGCCGCAGTTCATGCCGACCTCGTTCCTGAAACATGCTGTCGATTTCGACGGCGACGGCCGCGCCGACATCTGGAATTCGACGCCGGACGTCCTGGCCTCGATCGCCAACTACCTGGTCCACTACGGCTGGGTAAAAGGCCGTGGCTGGGGCTTTGAGGTGACGGTGCCCGACGCCGTCTCCTGTTCGCTGGAAGGCCCGGACCAGGGCAAGACGATTTCGCAATGGGCAGCGATGAGCATCAAGCGCGTCGGCGGAAAAACCTTTCCGGCCAGCGAACTGAGCGCCGAGGGTTTCCTGTTGATGCCGGCTGGCCGCAGCGGTCCGGCCTTCATCGCCACGCCCAATTTCTATGTGCTGAAGGAATACAACACCAGCGACCTCTACGCCTTGTTCATCGGTCATGGCGCCGACCGCATCGCCCATGGCGACAGTAATTTTACTGGCAGCTGGGGCGCCGTCGGCGGGCTTTACCGATCCGACATCGCCGCGCTGCAGCGTGCGCTCGAGGCCAAGGGCTATGACGTTGGCAGCGCCGATGGTCTGCCCGGCTTCAAGACACGCCGCTCTATCGGCAAGTGGCAGGCCAAGAATGGCCGCGCCGCCACCTGCTTCCCCGATGCCGGCTTGGTCTCTGCTCTGAAATAG
- a CDS encoding Dabb family protein, with translation MIRHTVVFTLKHQPHSLEEKRFLVDAKKALSAIKGVTHFEQLRQISPKSDYQFGFSMEFADQAAYTRYNDHPDHVAFVRDRWVPEVEKFLEIDYVPLGSVI, from the coding sequence ATGATCCGTCACACCGTCGTTTTCACGCTGAAGCACCAGCCGCACTCGCTTGAGGAAAAAAGATTCCTCGTCGATGCCAAGAAGGCGCTCTCCGCGATCAAGGGCGTCACGCATTTCGAGCAGTTGCGGCAGATCAGCCCCAAGAGCGATTATCAATTCGGCTTCTCGATGGAATTCGCCGACCAGGCGGCTTACACCAGATACAATGACCATCCCGACCACGTCGCGTTCGTTCGCGACCGCTGGGTTCCGGAAGTCGAGAAATTCCTTGAAATCGACTACGTGCCGCTCGGCTCGGTTATCTAA
- a CDS encoding YbaB/EbfC family nucleoid-associated protein, with product MKDLLGLMGKAKEMQAKFQAMQEEIGTLEASGQAGGGLVSVVLTGKFEMKSLKIDPSLFKEDEVEILEDLLLAAHNDAKTKVELIMQEKTKALTAGLPIPPGMKLPF from the coding sequence ATGAAAGATCTTCTCGGCCTGATGGGCAAGGCGAAGGAAATGCAGGCCAAATTCCAGGCCATGCAGGAAGAAATCGGCACGTTGGAAGCCTCGGGCCAGGCCGGTGGTGGCTTGGTCAGCGTGGTCCTGACCGGAAAGTTCGAGATGAAGTCGCTGAAGATCGACCCATCCCTGTTCAAGGAAGACGAGGTCGAGATTCTCGAGGACCTGCTGCTTGCCGCCCATAACGACGCCAAGACCAAGGTCGAGCTGATCATGCAGGAAAAGACCAAGGCGCTGACCGCCGGGTTGCCGATACCGCCGGGAATGAAGCTGCCCTTCTGA
- a CDS encoding prephenate dehydratase gives MPEKTNRISFQGEPGANSDTASRNVYSGMEPLPCPTFEDAFNAVETGKADLAMIPIENTIAGRVADIHHLLPESKLHIVGEYFLPIHFQLMVLPGVKRDEIKTVHTHIHALGQCRKYIRKNGWKGVVAGDTAGAARLVSEVKDRTMAALSPALAATLYGLDIIEENVEDTDSNVTRFVVLTKNKQWAERPSPEAKMMTTFIFRVRNVPAALYKAMGGFATNGINMTKLESYQLGAFTATLFYADIEGHPDDPLVKLALDELRFFSREVRILGVYPASESREQWKVAD, from the coding sequence ATGCCTGAAAAAACCAACAGAATATCTTTCCAGGGCGAGCCGGGCGCCAATTCCGACACCGCTTCGCGCAACGTCTATTCCGGCATGGAGCCGTTGCCGTGCCCGACTTTCGAGGATGCGTTCAACGCGGTCGAGACCGGCAAGGCCGATCTCGCCATGATCCCGATTGAAAACACAATTGCCGGGCGCGTCGCCGACATTCACCACCTGTTGCCAGAATCGAAGCTGCACATCGTTGGTGAATATTTCCTGCCGATCCATTTCCAGCTGATGGTTCTGCCTGGCGTCAAGCGCGATGAAATCAAGACGGTCCACACCCACATCCACGCGCTCGGCCAATGCCGCAAATACATCCGCAAGAATGGCTGGAAGGGAGTGGTCGCCGGTGACACGGCGGGCGCGGCCAGGCTGGTTTCGGAGGTCAAGGACCGCACCATGGCGGCCTTGTCGCCGGCACTGGCCGCGACGCTCTACGGGCTCGATATCATCGAGGAAAATGTCGAGGACACGGACTCGAACGTCACGCGCTTTGTCGTCTTGACCAAGAACAAGCAATGGGCGGAGCGCCCGTCGCCCGAAGCCAAGATGATGACGACCTTCATCTTCCGCGTCCGCAACGTACCGGCCGCGCTTTACAAGGCAATGGGCGGTTTTGCCACCAACGGCATCAACATGACCAAGCTGGAGAGCTATCAGCTCGGCGCTTTCACGGCGACGCTGTTTTACGCCGACATTGAAGGCCATCCGGACGATCCGCTGGTCAAGCTGGCGCTGGACGAGCTTCGCTTCTTTTCACGCGAAGTGCGGATCCTGGGCGTCTATCCGGCCAGCGAATCGCGCGAGCAGTGGAAGGTGGCTGACTGA
- a CDS encoding cell wall hydrolase, protein MIVTRWKMPLLLGIVISPLFLAGCSQTTSHGMSVASLTDAITPSFLTRSSGHSLKDKECLERAMFFESNRSSRDGMIAVGTVVMNRLRSGQHGSTICEVVGAPGQFAPGVMTREMNSRAMPDVEEAADAVLKGERKGKLKNTMYFHTAGLRFPYKNMHYTMVAGGNAFYEKRGRNWQPLPDEPMVAMASSESPAALPGVPATRVAFAETRPAKASTRNAPAQQDYMTASAEPARPAKATAASKQVFMTAAVAPVAKSGRVAKPTMVAMQEPMEEPDAARFGGTLNTRGISSVQDAPQEASMGFQSTPENTDAIGAMIVSQGRPIEAN, encoded by the coding sequence TTGATCGTCACGCGATGGAAGATGCCGCTGTTGCTCGGCATCGTCATTTCACCCCTGTTTTTGGCTGGCTGCAGCCAGACGACTTCGCACGGCATGTCCGTCGCGAGCCTGACCGATGCCATCACGCCGAGTTTCCTGACGCGGTCCTCCGGTCATTCGCTGAAGGACAAGGAGTGCCTGGAACGGGCGATGTTCTTTGAGTCCAACCGGTCGAGCCGTGACGGCATGATCGCCGTCGGCACGGTGGTGATGAACCGGCTGCGGTCCGGTCAGCATGGCAGCACCATCTGCGAAGTCGTCGGCGCGCCTGGCCAGTTCGCGCCCGGCGTCATGACCAGGGAAATGAATTCGCGGGCAATGCCCGATGTCGAGGAAGCCGCCGATGCCGTCCTCAAGGGTGAGCGCAAGGGCAAGCTGAAGAACACGATGTACTTCCACACCGCCGGCCTGCGCTTCCCTTACAAGAACATGCACTACACCATGGTCGCCGGCGGCAATGCCTTCTACGAGAAGCGTGGCCGCAACTGGCAGCCGCTGCCTGACGAGCCGATGGTTGCAATGGCTTCGTCCGAGTCGCCTGCTGCCTTGCCGGGCGTTCCCGCAACGCGTGTCGCCTTCGCCGAGACGCGTCCAGCCAAGGCGTCCACCCGCAATGCTCCGGCACAACAGGACTACATGACGGCTTCGGCCGAACCGGCACGTCCGGCCAAGGCGACCGCCGCATCGAAACAAGTCTTCATGACCGCGGCCGTCGCGCCGGTGGCTAAGTCCGGGCGCGTGGCAAAGCCGACAATGGTTGCCATGCAGGAGCCGATGGAAGAACCGGATGCAGCACGCTTTGGCGGAACCCTGAACACAAGGGGCATCTCTTCCGTCCAGGACGCGCCCCAGGAAGCCTCAATGGGGTTCCAGTCGACGCCTGAGAACACGGACGCCATCGGCGCGATGATTGTCAGCCAGGGCCGTCCGATCGAAGCCAACTGA
- a CDS encoding cytochrome c family protein, translated as MDSFEINKLIGGLLGTVFVVFSVGLVSNALFASPAPEKPGFAIEAAEPAEGGPAAPAAAAKPIADLLAGASVEAGAAVFKKCQACHSGEKGGPNKVGPDLWDLIERPVGEHEGFAYSAGMKEFSKGGAEKWTYDNINHFITSPKKFVKGTAMGFAGLPKDEDRANVIAYLRTLSDNPKPLPTPGASADAAAPAKPADGAAPAKPAEAAPAKPAAPAAPAQ; from the coding sequence ATGGACTCTTTCGAAATCAACAAACTGATCGGCGGTCTGCTCGGGACCGTTTTCGTCGTCTTCTCGGTCGGTCTGGTGTCCAACGCCCTGTTTGCCTCGCCCGCGCCGGAAAAGCCCGGCTTTGCCATTGAAGCCGCCGAGCCAGCCGAGGGCGGCCCAGCCGCTCCCGCGGCAGCCGCCAAGCCGATCGCCGACCTGCTGGCCGGCGCCAGCGTTGAGGCGGGTGCGGCCGTATTCAAGAAATGCCAGGCCTGCCATTCCGGTGAAAAGGGCGGCCCGAACAAGGTTGGCCCGGATCTGTGGGACCTGATCGAGCGCCCGGTGGGCGAGCATGAGGGCTTTGCCTATTCAGCCGGCATGAAGGAATTCTCCAAGGGCGGCGCGGAAAAGTGGACCTACGACAACATCAACCACTTCATCACCTCGCCGAAGAAATTCGTGAAGGGCACGGCGATGGGCTTTGCCGGCCTGCCGAAGGATGAAGACCGCGCCAACGTCATCGCCTATCTGCGCACGCTGTCGGACAATCCCAAGCCATTGCCGACGCCAGGCGCTTCAGCCGACGCCGCCGCACCTGCCAAGCCAGCAGATGGCGCCGCGCCCGCAAAGCCGGCGGAAGCCGCTCCCGCCAAGCCGGCAGCTCCGGCGGCACCGGCCCAGTAA
- a CDS encoding 3-deoxy-manno-octulosonate cytidylyltransferase, with protein MSTLILIPARMASTRLPGKPLADIAGAPMIVHVARRAAEAGLGRVVVATDTQSVAQAVRSHGFEAVMTRMDHESGSDRIFEALTALDPANKVETIVNVQGDLPTIDPEIIAASLRPFENAAVDIATLGVEIVREEEKINPNVVKIVGSPLPGTRLRALYFTRATAPWGDGPLYHHIGLYAYRRAALERFVALKPSPLERRERLEQLRALEAGMRIDAEIVRSLPLGVDTPEDLERARTILSN; from the coding sequence ATGTCCACCTTGATCCTGATCCCGGCCCGCATGGCCTCAACCCGCCTGCCGGGCAAGCCGCTGGCGGACATCGCCGGCGCCCCGATGATCGTCCATGTCGCCCGCCGCGCCGCCGAGGCCGGACTTGGCCGGGTGGTGGTCGCGACCGACACGCAAAGCGTGGCGCAAGCCGTGCGTTCGCATGGTTTCGAGGCCGTCATGACGCGGATGGACCACGAATCGGGCTCCGATCGCATCTTCGAGGCGCTGACCGCGCTCGATCCGGCAAACAAGGTCGAAACCATCGTCAATGTGCAAGGCGACCTGCCAACCATCGATCCCGAGATTATTGCTGCTTCGCTCAGGCCGTTCGAGAACGCGGCGGTGGATATTGCCACGCTTGGCGTCGAGATCGTCCGCGAAGAAGAAAAAATCAATCCGAACGTCGTCAAGATCGTCGGCTCGCCGCTGCCGGGCACAAGGTTGCGGGCTCTGTACTTCACCAGGGCCACCGCGCCATGGGGCGACGGGCCACTTTACCATCACATCGGCCTCTATGCCTATCGCCGTGCCGCCCTCGAGCGCTTCGTGGCGCTGAAACCTTCGCCGCTCGAACGCCGCGAAAGGCTGGAACAGCTGCGGGCGCTCGAGGCCGGCATGCGCATCGACGCCGAGATTGTGCGTTCGTTGCCGCTCGGCGTCGACACACCGGAAGATCTCGAGCGCGCCAGAACCATACTTTCAAACTGA